A genome region from Leifsonia sp. Root112D2 includes the following:
- a CDS encoding tautomerase family protein, whose translation MAQFKIYGQAAALEPARERMSRVIHDCAVTVLQLPATKRFHRFFPMTAENFPTPDGRSERYTIIEIAMFAGRSVETKKALYRALYAAFERELGIAPVDLEIAITETPKHDWGIRGLPADELQLNYTVEV comes from the coding sequence ATGGCACAGTTCAAGATCTACGGGCAGGCAGCGGCCCTCGAACCGGCACGCGAGCGGATGTCCCGGGTCATTCACGACTGCGCGGTGACCGTTCTCCAGCTGCCCGCCACCAAACGCTTCCACCGCTTCTTTCCGATGACGGCCGAGAACTTTCCGACGCCCGACGGCCGCAGCGAGCGGTACACGATCATCGAGATCGCGATGTTCGCCGGGCGCAGTGTTGAGACGAAGAAGGCCCTGTATCGAGCGTTGTATGCGGCGTTCGAGCGTGAGCTCGGCATCGCTCCCGTCGATCTCGAGATCGCCATCACCGAGACGCCGAAACACGACTGGGGCATCCGCGGGCTGCCCGCCGACGAGTTGCAGCTGAACTACACCGTCGAGGTCTAA
- a CDS encoding 30S ribosomal protein bS22 — translation MGSVIKKRRKRMAKKKHRKLLRKTRHQRRNKK, via the coding sequence GTGGGTTCTGTAATTAAGAAGCGCCGCAAGCGTATGGCGAAGAAGAAGCACCGCAAGCTGCTTCGTAAGACTCGTCACCAGCGTCGCAACAAGAAGTAG
- the aspS gene encoding aspartate--tRNA(Asn) ligase produces MIKNLAALDDGTVSVSGWVETVRDQKKVQFVVLRDETGAVQLVNPRNSDADGVVIADEPATTISGLAQGTFVTATGELKHDERVKLGGIEIKLASMSVATEAIAETPIAADSSLDKRMDWRFLDLRNPKQNLIFRIQTTFEHALRTYWIDNDFVELHTPKLMASASESRAELFSLDYFETTAYLAQSPQNFKQMAQAAGFGKIFEVGPAFRADHSFTSRHATEFTSIDSEISWIDSHEDVMKLHEELLAAGFTAVKEKHGAEIKALFDVEVTVPTTPFPRIPLAEAKEIVKSRGYEVPRDDDDMDPEGERQISAYVKETYGHEFVFLTDYASSIRPYYHMRQDDDPSLTRSYDLIFNGTEISTGAQREHRVDILEAQAVEKGLDPAELTDYLNFFRYGVPPHGGFGMGLARVLMLMLHEASIREVTYLFRGPARLTP; encoded by the coding sequence CTGATCAAGAACCTGGCCGCCCTCGACGACGGCACCGTCTCGGTGTCGGGTTGGGTGGAGACGGTGCGCGATCAGAAGAAGGTGCAGTTCGTCGTGCTGCGCGACGAGACCGGCGCGGTGCAGCTGGTGAACCCTCGCAACTCGGATGCCGATGGCGTCGTCATCGCGGACGAACCGGCCACCACCATCTCCGGCCTCGCACAGGGCACCTTCGTCACCGCGACCGGCGAGCTCAAGCATGACGAGCGGGTGAAGCTCGGCGGCATCGAGATCAAGCTGGCGAGCATGAGCGTCGCGACGGAGGCCATCGCCGAGACGCCGATTGCCGCAGACAGCTCGCTCGACAAGCGCATGGACTGGCGCTTCCTCGACCTGCGCAACCCGAAGCAGAACCTGATCTTCCGCATTCAGACCACCTTCGAACACGCGCTGCGCACGTACTGGATCGACAACGACTTCGTCGAACTGCACACGCCGAAGCTGATGGCGAGCGCGAGCGAGTCGCGTGCCGAACTGTTCTCGCTCGATTACTTCGAGACCACTGCATATCTGGCCCAGAGCCCGCAGAACTTCAAACAAATGGCGCAGGCTGCCGGCTTCGGCAAGATCTTCGAGGTCGGCCCCGCTTTCCGTGCCGACCACTCGTTCACGAGCCGGCACGCCACCGAGTTCACGAGCATCGACAGCGAGATCAGCTGGATCGACAGTCACGAAGATGTCATGAAACTGCACGAGGAACTGCTCGCTGCTGGCTTCACGGCGGTGAAGGAGAAGCACGGCGCCGAGATCAAGGCGCTCTTCGATGTCGAGGTCACCGTGCCGACGACGCCGTTCCCGCGCATTCCGCTGGCCGAGGCTAAGGAGATCGTGAAGAGCCGCGGCTACGAGGTTCCGCGCGATGACGACGACATGGACCCGGAGGGCGAGCGGCAGATCTCGGCCTACGTGAAAGAGACGTACGGGCACGAGTTCGTGTTTCTCACGGACTACGCGTCAAGCATCCGCCCGTATTACCACATGCGCCAGGACGACGACCCGAGCCTGACCAGGAGCTACGACCTGATCTTCAACGGCACCGAGATCTCCACCGGCGCCCAGCGTGAGCACCGCGTGGATATTCTCGAGGCGCAGGCCGTCGAGAAGGGGCTCGACCCGGCCGAGCTCACCGACTACCTCAACTTCTTCCGCTACGGCGTGCCGCCGCATGGCGGCTTCGGCATGGGACTCGCGCGCGTACTCATGCTCATGCTGCACGAGGCGTCGATCCGCGAGGTCACCTACCTGTTCCGCGGCCCCGCCCGCCTCACCCCGTAG
- the ccsB gene encoding c-type cytochrome biogenesis protein CcsB has protein sequence MTETLSQISVFFLFGAMALYAAAFVAFALDLAHRAGQAGAAVAVPSAVERRAEVASGADAAVAGAAGSGRATATLSRLTTRVEEGVQRIGTSRSLRVGFGLTLFAFALHIVADVLRGVAAGRVPWANMYEFSMTGSLFIVAVFLIVNLRYDLRFLGSFVTGLILILLGISTVRYYVAVVPLPPALQSYWLVIHVLVATIATGFFALGFALSAAQLARGWRDGRVAKGKRGMLAFLTTLPSATTLENLAYRVNIVGFILWTFTLMAGSIWAEKAWGRYWGWDTKEVWTFIIWVIYAGYIHARATRGWRGSRSAWLAVIGFAAVLFNFGIVNVFFHGLHAYSGL, from the coding sequence GTGACCGAGACATTGTCGCAAATTTCCGTGTTCTTCCTCTTTGGCGCCATGGCCCTCTATGCCGCCGCCTTCGTCGCGTTCGCGCTCGACCTTGCCCACCGGGCCGGTCAGGCCGGGGCCGCCGTTGCGGTGCCCAGCGCCGTGGAGCGACGTGCGGAGGTGGCGTCTGGTGCGGATGCCGCGGTCGCCGGAGCCGCGGGTTCGGGCCGGGCGACGGCCACGCTGAGCCGCCTGACGACCCGGGTCGAGGAGGGCGTGCAACGCATCGGAACCTCGAGAAGCCTGCGAGTCGGATTCGGACTGACCCTGTTTGCGTTCGCGTTGCACATCGTGGCCGATGTGCTGCGCGGCGTTGCGGCCGGGCGTGTGCCGTGGGCCAATATGTACGAGTTCTCGATGACGGGTTCGCTGTTCATCGTCGCCGTGTTCCTCATTGTGAACCTGCGCTATGACCTGCGATTCCTCGGTTCTTTCGTGACCGGTCTTATTCTGATTCTGCTGGGCATCTCCACGGTGCGCTACTACGTGGCGGTCGTGCCGCTTCCGCCGGCGCTGCAGTCATACTGGCTGGTCATCCATGTGCTGGTGGCGACGATCGCCACCGGATTCTTCGCGCTCGGATTCGCGTTGTCGGCCGCGCAGCTGGCGAGGGGCTGGCGCGACGGCCGGGTGGCGAAGGGAAAGCGGGGAATGCTGGCCTTCCTCACCACGCTGCCGAGCGCCACGACGCTGGAGAACCTGGCCTACCGGGTGAACATCGTGGGCTTCATTTTGTGGACCTTCACGCTCATGGCTGGCTCGATCTGGGCCGAGAAGGCGTGGGGCCGCTACTGGGGCTGGGACACCAAAGAGGTGTGGACCTTCATCATCTGGGTGATCTATGCCGGCTACATTCACGCCCGGGCGACCCGCGGATGGCGCGGCTCGCGTTCGGCCTGGCTCGCCGTGATCGGCTTCGCCGCGGTGCTGTTCAACTTCGGCATCGTCAACGTCTTCTTCCACGGCCTGCACGCGTACTCGGGGCTGTAA
- a CDS encoding glutaredoxin family protein has product MPPTQLTLIGKPDCHLCEDALAVVTGVMTELNTDAAAPCLALNELSILDDTELFDRYVEDIPVLMIDGKVHTYWRVDPARLRAALLEEK; this is encoded by the coding sequence GTGCCCCCCACGCAACTCACCCTCATCGGCAAGCCTGATTGTCACCTCTGCGAAGACGCGCTGGCCGTCGTGACGGGCGTGATGACCGAGTTGAATACGGATGCAGCGGCGCCGTGCCTGGCGCTCAACGAGCTCTCAATACTCGACGACACCGAACTCTTCGATCGCTATGTCGAGGACATTCCGGTGCTCATGATCGACGGTAAGGTGCACACCTATTGGCGCGTCGACCCGGCGCGTCTGCGCGCCGCACTCCTGGAGGAAAAATGA
- a CDS encoding histidine phosphatase family protein, producing the protein MVVSQVHLVRHGEVFNPDGILYGRLSGFGLSKLGHRMAQSAADDLVARNRSIASLASSPLQRTRESIAPIAAAFGLEPGVDERIIEPTNHFEGTVMSRAVRVPTNWPWLINPWRPSWGEAYASIAARMRAAVNDAFDSVEGDADAGGDVVLLSHQLPIWTLHLSVAGERYLHDPRKRRCMLSSITSFERRDGELVEVGYAEPALALQANASDVGAV; encoded by the coding sequence GTGGTAGTGAGCCAGGTGCACCTCGTCCGTCATGGAGAGGTGTTCAACCCCGATGGCATCCTGTACGGCAGGTTGTCGGGCTTTGGCCTCTCCAAATTGGGGCACCGGATGGCGCAGTCCGCCGCCGACGATCTGGTGGCGCGCAACCGCAGCATCGCCAGTTTGGCCTCCTCGCCGCTGCAGCGGACCCGCGAATCAATCGCGCCGATCGCCGCGGCATTCGGCCTTGAGCCGGGCGTTGACGAGCGCATCATCGAGCCCACCAATCACTTCGAGGGCACCGTGATGAGTCGCGCCGTGCGAGTCCCCACGAACTGGCCGTGGCTGATCAACCCCTGGCGACCCAGTTGGGGCGAGGCGTACGCGAGCATCGCCGCACGCATGCGCGCGGCCGTGAACGACGCCTTCGACTCCGTCGAGGGCGATGCGGATGCCGGCGGCGACGTCGTTCTGCTCAGCCACCAGTTGCCCATCTGGACTCTGCACCTCTCTGTCGCGGGTGAGCGGTACCTGCATGACCCGCGCAAGCGGCGCTGCATGCTCTCGAGCATCACGAGCTTCGAGCGGCGCGACGGCGAGCTCGTCGAGGTCGGTTACGCCGAACCCGCTCTTGCGCTGCAGGCAAACGCGAGCGACGTGGGTGCCGTCTGA
- a CDS encoding winged helix-turn-helix transcriptional regulator — protein MILRYTAFVAEKVEVTRGAQSELRCSIARSARILADRWSVLIVRDAFRGVTRFSDFKSRLGIPSDILTTRLTKLVDSNVFERRPYRDEGGRERFGYHLTEAGRALLPVLGALVQWGDSYRASEFGPSRIYRNAATGEPLRVAFVTESGEVVADADVEVTAGPGEPELVEPYRPGLASTSA, from the coding sequence GTGATCTTGAGGTACACTGCGTTTGTGGCAGAAAAAGTCGAAGTGACTCGCGGGGCTCAGTCTGAGCTGCGTTGTTCTATTGCCCGTAGCGCGCGAATACTGGCGGACAGGTGGTCGGTGCTAATAGTGCGCGACGCGTTTCGCGGCGTGACCCGCTTCTCCGACTTCAAGTCGAGGTTAGGGATACCCTCCGACATTCTGACGACGCGTTTGACGAAGCTCGTCGATTCGAACGTGTTCGAACGTCGCCCGTATCGTGACGAGGGCGGCCGGGAGCGTTTCGGGTATCACCTCACGGAGGCGGGGCGCGCGCTTCTGCCCGTGCTGGGGGCACTCGTGCAGTGGGGGGACAGCTATCGGGCGAGCGAATTCGGCCCGTCCCGTATCTATCGCAATGCGGCAACGGGCGAACCCCTCCGGGTGGCGTTCGTCACGGAATCCGGCGAGGTGGTTGCCGACGCCGACGTCGAGGTGACGGCGGGTCCGGGCGAGCCCGAGTTGGTGGAGCCTTACAGACCCGGGTTGGCCTCAACGAGCGCATAG
- a CDS encoding helix-turn-helix domain-containing protein: MAHDLSEVRFLTVAEVADMMRVSRMTVYRMVHSGELPAIRFGRSFRVPESAVTAAIGNHVADSA; encoded by the coding sequence ATGGCGCACGATCTCTCTGAGGTTCGTTTTCTGACGGTTGCCGAAGTGGCAGACATGATGCGGGTGTCGCGCATGACCGTGTACCGAATGGTGCATTCCGGCGAACTTCCGGCCATCCGCTTCGGACGGTCGTTTCGCGTGCCCGAGTCGGCCGTCACGGCCGCGATAGGCAACCACGTCGCGGACTCGGCGTAG
- a CDS encoding cytochrome c biogenesis CcdA family protein: MGDLGGLVSGGQLWVAVPIALLAGIVSFASPCILPLVPGYLAYIGGFTDGRSGAAAGDTKGRNRLALGVGLFVLGFALVYVLTTFVITSAGIWLIQWNDIVTRIAGVIVIGLGLVFIGQFRFFQRTIKPSWKPATGLAGAPLLGAIFAIGWSPCSGPTLGAISAMSWGSPLQGALLAFVYALGIGVPFILIAWGLAWATGAVAFLKRHTRAINIVGGLVLIVIGLLMVSGIWSMWMLALQGVIPNFVSPV, encoded by the coding sequence GTGGGCGATCTCGGTGGTCTGGTCTCGGGCGGGCAGCTGTGGGTCGCCGTTCCCATCGCCCTCTTAGCCGGCATCGTCTCGTTCGCCTCCCCGTGCATCCTGCCGCTCGTGCCCGGCTACCTGGCCTATATCGGCGGGTTCACGGATGGCCGCTCCGGCGCCGCCGCCGGAGATACGAAGGGCCGCAACCGGCTCGCTCTCGGCGTGGGTCTTTTCGTGCTGGGCTTCGCGTTGGTCTACGTGCTCACGACGTTCGTGATCACCTCGGCCGGCATCTGGCTGATCCAGTGGAATGACATCGTCACGCGCATCGCCGGGGTGATAGTGATCGGTCTCGGTCTGGTCTTCATCGGCCAATTCCGCTTCTTCCAGCGCACCATCAAGCCGAGCTGGAAGCCGGCCACGGGGCTTGCAGGCGCGCCCCTGCTCGGTGCCATCTTCGCCATCGGCTGGAGCCCGTGCAGCGGCCCGACGCTCGGCGCCATCTCGGCCATGAGTTGGGGCTCGCCGCTGCAGGGTGCGTTGCTTGCCTTCGTGTATGCGCTCGGCATCGGCGTGCCGTTCATTCTCATTGCCTGGGGGCTCGCCTGGGCCACGGGTGCTGTTGCATTCCTGAAGCGGCATACGCGGGCGATCAACATCGTCGGTGGTCTCGTGCTCATCGTCATCGGCCTGCTCATGGTCTCCGGTATCTGGAGCATGTGGATGCTGGCCCTGCAGGGGGTGATCCCGAACTTTGTCTCGCCCGTCTGA
- a CDS encoding TlpA family protein disulfide reductase, with protein sequence MRIRSLAVVLIAGALVLTGCTSDPLAQQYKDGSGKNYIAGSGVTEVAAAHRDKAVTFSGPTAGGATFSSKDHLGEVLVVNFWYAGCAPCRVEASALQKLSEQYNGKGALFVGVNTHDAAGTATSFEKSYGVTYPSILDVDSGSVQLAFSGSIHPNATPTTIVLDKQGRVAARIEGPITDQPSTLDTLIGDAIAESN encoded by the coding sequence ATGCGCATCCGTTCTCTTGCCGTCGTGTTGATCGCCGGCGCCCTCGTGCTCACCGGCTGCACCAGCGATCCGCTGGCCCAGCAGTACAAAGACGGCAGCGGCAAGAACTACATCGCCGGCAGCGGCGTCACCGAGGTCGCGGCCGCGCACCGCGACAAGGCCGTGACTTTCTCCGGCCCGACAGCAGGCGGGGCGACCTTCTCCTCGAAGGATCACCTCGGCGAGGTGCTCGTCGTGAACTTCTGGTACGCGGGCTGTGCGCCCTGCCGGGTGGAGGCATCCGCACTGCAGAAGCTGAGCGAGCAGTACAACGGCAAGGGGGCGCTGTTCGTCGGTGTCAACACGCACGATGCGGCGGGCACGGCGACGTCGTTCGAGAAGAGTTACGGGGTCACCTATCCCTCGATCCTCGACGTTGACAGCGGCTCGGTGCAGCTCGCTTTCAGCGGCTCGATTCACCCTAATGCCACCCCGACGACGATCGTTCTCGACAAGCAGGGGCGCGTCGCGGCGCGCATCGAGGGGCCTATCACCGACCAGCCGTCGACACTCGACACGCTCATCGGTGACGCGATAGCCGAGAGCAACTAG
- a CDS encoding MFS transporter, with product MRTLSNRASFLTAAAIVVIALWASGSPAMVYPLYEQAWSLTATTITEVFAVYPVVMVLTLVIFGSLSDSIGRRAAMLAGLVSIIVGVLVFAIAPDVTWLFIGRFFQGLGVGLALSPAGAALVEYGGSQSRASSANTVAISIGLSLATIVGGGLLEYAPWPRELTFWVLIVAAAVVTAFAVFLPRQPRAAASTERWRPRPIRVPRELRVTVITAALGITSTFALGAVLISLGSQLVKDVLHTDNAFLAGLVLAIGTVASAVVSLVAGRIGLRSAVSIGGLVSALAVALLVVSASLSSLPIFVLASVAFGASSGLLFLGSFGLVNRNAPAHHRAATLSVVYLVAYVGQGVVAVGLGLLTTALGLRVALDLVGPILVLLALTTTTFALSTGRMRRVAVTDASPELVTAGK from the coding sequence ATGAGAACACTCAGCAACCGTGCCAGCTTTCTGACCGCTGCAGCGATCGTCGTCATAGCGCTCTGGGCCAGTGGTTCGCCGGCAATGGTCTACCCGCTGTACGAACAGGCATGGTCACTCACCGCCACCACCATCACCGAGGTCTTCGCCGTCTACCCCGTCGTGATGGTGCTCACACTCGTTATCTTCGGCAGCCTCTCCGACTCGATCGGCCGTCGAGCGGCCATGCTCGCGGGTCTGGTCTCGATCATTGTCGGCGTGCTGGTCTTCGCCATCGCCCCGGATGTCACGTGGCTCTTCATCGGTCGCTTCTTTCAGGGGCTCGGCGTCGGGCTCGCACTGAGCCCGGCCGGCGCTGCCCTGGTGGAGTACGGCGGCAGCCAGTCTCGGGCGAGTTCGGCCAACACCGTGGCGATCTCCATCGGGCTCTCGCTGGCCACGATCGTCGGCGGCGGGTTGCTGGAATATGCTCCGTGGCCGCGCGAACTCACCTTTTGGGTGCTCATCGTCGCGGCGGCCGTTGTCACCGCGTTCGCCGTCTTCCTTCCCCGCCAGCCACGAGCCGCCGCGTCAACCGAGCGGTGGCGCCCCCGCCCGATACGCGTACCGCGTGAGTTGCGTGTAACCGTCATCACCGCGGCGCTCGGCATCACGTCAACGTTCGCACTTGGCGCCGTTCTCATCTCGCTCGGCTCACAGTTGGTGAAAGACGTGCTGCACACTGACAATGCATTCCTTGCCGGGCTCGTGCTTGCCATCGGCACCGTCGCCAGCGCCGTGGTTTCGCTTGTCGCAGGGCGCATCGGTCTGCGCAGTGCCGTCTCGATCGGCGGGCTTGTCAGCGCGCTCGCGGTCGCACTCCTTGTCGTCTCGGCCTCTCTGTCGTCGCTGCCGATCTTCGTTCTCGCATCCGTGGCATTCGGCGCCTCCTCCGGGCTGCTGTTTCTTGGCAGCTTCGGTCTGGTCAACCGCAATGCTCCGGCACATCACCGCGCGGCAACGCTCTCGGTGGTCTATCTGGTCGCATACGTCGGCCAGGGCGTCGTGGCCGTTGGGCTCGGCCTTCTTACGACGGCACTCGGGCTGCGCGTCGCCCTCGATCTCGTAGGCCCGATACTCGTGCTGCTCGCCCTGACCACGACGACCTTCGCGCTCAGCACGGGGCGGATGCGCCGCGTCGCGGTCACGGATGCCTCGCCCGAGCTCGTCACGGCCGGCAAATAG
- a CDS encoding o-succinylbenzoate synthase has product MLPPLDALLETAHVVALPLVTRFRGIETREALVMQGPQGWTEFSPFTEYDDEEASAWLRAAIDFGWHQLPAPLRTSIPVNATVPAVNADQVAGILGRFPGCRTAKVKVADPGQSLADDVARVRAVRDALGPEGRIRVDANGLWNVDEAEHAIHALAEFDLEYVEQPCATVDELAEIRRRVKYMSVPIAADESVRKAEDPLAVARAKAADLLVIKTQPLGGITAAARIVAQAGLPVVVSSALDTSIGLSMGAYLAASIPELEYDCGLGTAALLAADVTNDRMLPEAGAVTVRRVDADPALLSEHAADTARRDWWLARLARCYALVEANPGL; this is encoded by the coding sequence ATGCTGCCACCACTGGATGCCCTGCTCGAGACCGCGCACGTCGTCGCGCTGCCCCTCGTCACGCGGTTTCGCGGCATCGAGACGCGCGAGGCGCTCGTGATGCAGGGGCCGCAGGGCTGGACCGAGTTCTCGCCGTTCACCGAATACGACGACGAGGAGGCGAGCGCCTGGCTGCGTGCCGCGATCGACTTCGGCTGGCACCAACTGCCGGCGCCGCTGCGCACCTCGATTCCCGTCAACGCCACGGTGCCTGCGGTGAACGCCGATCAGGTCGCCGGAATACTCGGCCGCTTTCCTGGCTGCCGCACCGCCAAGGTAAAGGTGGCCGACCCCGGCCAGAGTCTCGCCGACGACGTCGCCCGTGTGCGCGCCGTGCGCGATGCGCTCGGACCGGAGGGGCGCATCCGCGTCGATGCGAATGGGCTCTGGAATGTCGACGAGGCCGAGCACGCGATTCACGCGCTGGCCGAGTTCGACCTCGAGTACGTGGAACAGCCGTGCGCCACCGTCGACGAGCTGGCCGAGATTCGCAGGCGGGTCAAATACATGAGCGTTCCGATCGCCGCCGACGAGAGCGTGCGCAAGGCCGAAGATCCGCTCGCGGTGGCTCGAGCGAAGGCGGCAGACCTGCTCGTCATCAAGACACAGCCGCTCGGCGGAATCACCGCCGCAGCGCGGATCGTCGCGCAGGCCGGGCTGCCGGTAGTGGTCTCCAGCGCGCTCGACACCTCCATCGGGCTCTCGATGGGGGCCTACCTTGCCGCGTCCATTCCCGAATTGGAATATGACTGCGGGCTCGGCACGGCCGCGCTGCTCGCCGCCGATGTCACAAACGACCGGATGCTGCCGGAAGCCGGAGCCGTCACGGTGCGCCGCGTGGACGCCGACCCCGCGCTGCTGAGCGAACACGCCGCCGACACCGCGCGCCGCGACTGGTGGCTGGCGCGGCTGGCCCGCTGCTATGCGCTCGTTGAGGCCAACCCGGGTCTGTAA
- a CDS encoding Dabb family protein, with amino-acid sequence MTLRHVVTWKLAETDATVKAEQIARIRSGLESLPALVSEIRTLEVGVNDVAPAQNWDVVLIADYDDADALARYVEHPEHQKVAGYIRSVVSERSSVDFVVVRRVE; translated from the coding sequence ATGACCCTGCGCCACGTCGTCACCTGGAAGCTCGCCGAGACCGACGCGACGGTGAAGGCCGAGCAGATTGCGCGCATCCGCTCGGGGCTTGAATCGTTGCCCGCCCTCGTGAGCGAGATTCGCACGCTCGAAGTCGGGGTGAATGATGTGGCCCCGGCCCAGAATTGGGATGTCGTGCTGATCGCCGATTATGACGATGCGGATGCGCTGGCACGCTATGTGGAGCACCCTGAGCATCAGAAGGTGGCTGGCTACATTCGCTCCGTGGTCTCGGAACGTTCCTCCGTCGACTTCGTCGTTGTTCGGCGGGTCGAGTAA
- a CDS encoding YegP family protein, whose translation MAGKFELYEDKSGHYRFRLKAGNGEVIAVSEAYNSKASAQNGIESVKKNAPDAAVVEV comes from the coding sequence ATGGCTGGCAAGTTCGAACTCTACGAAGACAAATCGGGCCACTACCGGTTTCGGCTGAAGGCCGGCAACGGCGAAGTGATTGCGGTGTCAGAGGCGTACAACTCGAAGGCGAGTGCGCAGAACGGCATCGAGTCCGTCAAGAAGAACGCGCCCGATGCGGCGGTCGTCGAGGTCTAG
- the resB gene encoding cytochrome c biogenesis protein ResB, translated as MSRPSDHYDSAPPKRDDTINQPQLGLLGWLRWFWRQLTSMRTALFLLLLLAVAAVPGSLFPQRGADPNGVVAYKAANPDIFPVLDKLQLFDVYSSVWFSAIYLLLFVSLVGCVIPRTKHHLDALRAKPPRTPARLERMAGFTTRTISVPELAEGPAGAGAAIESARRLLRKGRYRVAVFDDARSISVSAERGYLRETGNLVFHIALLGILLAVGMGGGFGYMGQKVVVTGQTLVNGLINYDSFNPGRFATGNQLTPFSISLDSLDVNYETKNQNALGLPLDYTAHVTTRTPDGSSQKTEKTTIKVNEPLAIGGTNVYLLGNGYAPEITVRDPQGKVVFDEPVPFLPQDANLTSLGVVKVTDGLSTQLGMRGFLYPTKQKLSTGAYTSSFPGLRDPMVSLIVYSGDLGINDGVPTSVYSLNTDKLKQLDGMGTNDKALQLSLGQTVTLPNGLGTISFDSVKRFASFTVNHDPAQGWVLLFALCVLGGLLTSLFVPRRRLWVKAVEQPDGTLLLQYAGLARGDDPALDAAVAALAEAHHTELTSSGESSMTEKSVG; from the coding sequence TTGTCTCGCCCGTCTGATCACTACGATTCGGCCCCGCCGAAGCGTGACGACACCATCAACCAACCGCAGCTTGGCCTTCTCGGTTGGCTGCGCTGGTTCTGGCGTCAGCTCACGAGCATGCGCACGGCGCTGTTCCTGCTGCTGCTGCTCGCCGTCGCCGCGGTGCCAGGCTCGCTCTTTCCACAGCGCGGCGCCGACCCGAACGGCGTGGTCGCATACAAGGCGGCCAACCCCGATATCTTCCCCGTTCTCGACAAGTTGCAACTCTTCGACGTCTACAGCTCGGTGTGGTTCTCGGCCATCTACCTGCTGCTGTTCGTCTCGCTCGTCGGATGCGTCATTCCGCGCACCAAACATCACCTCGACGCCCTGCGCGCCAAGCCGCCGCGCACCCCCGCCCGCCTTGAGCGGATGGCCGGGTTCACGACGCGCACCATCTCGGTCCCTGAGCTTGCCGAAGGGCCCGCCGGTGCGGGCGCAGCGATCGAGTCCGCGCGTCGCCTCCTGCGCAAGGGGCGCTATCGGGTTGCGGTGTTCGACGATGCGCGCTCGATCTCGGTGTCGGCCGAGCGGGGATACCTGCGTGAGACCGGCAACCTGGTCTTCCACATCGCGCTGCTCGGCATCCTGCTTGCCGTCGGCATGGGTGGCGGGTTCGGATACATGGGGCAGAAGGTCGTGGTGACAGGCCAGACGTTGGTGAACGGACTCATCAACTACGACTCGTTCAACCCCGGTCGCTTCGCCACCGGTAACCAGCTCACTCCGTTCTCGATCAGTCTCGATTCGCTCGACGTCAACTACGAGACGAAGAACCAGAACGCGCTCGGCCTGCCGCTCGATTACACGGCACACGTCACCACGCGCACCCCCGACGGCTCGTCTCAGAAGACCGAGAAGACCACCATCAAGGTGAACGAGCCGCTCGCGATAGGCGGAACGAATGTGTACCTGCTCGGTAATGGGTACGCCCCAGAGATCACGGTGCGCGACCCGCAGGGCAAGGTCGTCTTCGACGAGCCGGTGCCGTTTTTGCCGCAGGATGCCAACCTCACCTCGCTGGGTGTCGTCAAGGTGACAGACGGTCTCTCCACCCAGCTGGGCATGCGCGGTTTCCTCTACCCGACGAAGCAGAAACTCAGCACCGGTGCGTACACCTCGTCGTTCCCGGGGTTGAGAGATCCGATGGTTTCGCTCATCGTGTACTCGGGTGACCTGGGTATCAACGACGGCGTGCCGACATCCGTCTATTCGCTCAACACCGACAAGCTGAAACAGCTTGACGGCATGGGAACCAACGACAAGGCACTGCAGTTGTCGCTGGGGCAGACGGTCACGCTGCCCAACGGCCTGGGCACCATCAGCTTCGACAGCGTCAAGCGCTTCGCGTCATTCACGGTCAACCACGACCCGGCCCAGGGCTGGGTGCTGCTCTTCGCTCTCTGCGTGCTCGGTGGCCTGCTCACCTCGCTGTTCGTGCCGCGTCGTCGGCTCTGGGTGAAGGCCGTTGAGCAGCCGGATGGCACGCTGCTGCTGCAGTACGCGGGTCTGGCCCGCGGCGACGATCCCGCGCTCGATGCCGCCGTTGCGGCGCTGGCCGAGGCGCATCACACCGAGCTCACCTCCTCAGGCGAGTCGAGCATGACAGAGAAAAGCGTAGGCTGA